A stretch of the Rhodopirellula islandica genome encodes the following:
- a CDS encoding Xaa-Pro dipeptidyl-peptidase yields the protein MTSRLDLTSVFETMNRFCLPAFALLLLVTSAAKGADIQIPVIKDGEAQIIKELEDSDYWIRHDLWVETEFDLDGDGKLDRMHVSVTRPTQTDTQSLKLPVVYNSSPYFAGTTGADETYFWDARQELGDEPPKRSAAPAIEREGTRPIISKRHVKDWLPRGFVVVHSSAPGTGLSQGCPTVGDDPEALAPKAVIDWLCGRGKGFTEPFGGEPVEAYWSSGKVGMTGTSYNGTIPLAAATTGVEGLEVIIPVAPNTSYYHYYRSNGLVRHPGGYLGEDIDILYDFIHSGGTEETQAYCDCHVRDEQMMAHQDRATGDYNDFWYSRDYLNRVDGVKAAVLMAHAFNDWNVVPEHSIRIYEALKKNDVETQLFMHQGGHGGPPPISMMNRWFTHYLFGEDNGVEKDAKSWIVRENDERTKPTEYPEYPHPEAKDVVVYPVPGAPQRGHLQTAPAKEPMTELMAETLVDNFSFSGEALAQAEFTEHRLIYATPELSEAVHLSGTPRIKLRLACDRPAANLSVWLVSLPWNAKKNSKITDNIITRGWADPQNIESMRESKPLVPGQFYDIEFDLQPDDQVIAKGQQIGLMIFSSDRDYTLHPTPGTKLTIDLQQTQLSLPIVGGTLPLETEN from the coding sequence ATGACGTCTCGCCTCGATCTCACCTCGGTTTTCGAAACAATGAATCGCTTCTGCTTGCCTGCTTTCGCTCTCCTGCTTCTCGTGACCTCGGCCGCCAAAGGGGCCGATATCCAGATCCCCGTCATCAAAGATGGCGAGGCGCAGATCATCAAAGAGCTGGAGGATTCGGACTACTGGATCCGACATGACCTGTGGGTCGAAACCGAGTTTGATCTGGATGGCGACGGAAAGCTGGACCGAATGCACGTCAGCGTCACCCGGCCGACGCAGACCGACACGCAATCGCTGAAACTTCCAGTCGTCTACAACTCCAGTCCTTACTTTGCGGGGACCACCGGTGCTGACGAAACCTACTTCTGGGACGCACGGCAAGAACTGGGCGACGAACCGCCAAAACGATCCGCTGCCCCCGCGATCGAACGCGAGGGAACACGTCCGATCATCTCCAAACGCCATGTCAAAGATTGGCTCCCTCGGGGGTTTGTCGTCGTTCACTCGAGCGCCCCAGGGACCGGCCTCTCGCAAGGTTGCCCAACGGTTGGTGACGATCCCGAAGCGTTGGCTCCCAAAGCCGTGATCGATTGGTTGTGTGGACGCGGCAAAGGATTCACGGAACCTTTCGGAGGTGAACCTGTGGAAGCCTATTGGTCTTCGGGCAAAGTCGGCATGACCGGGACCAGCTACAACGGAACGATCCCACTGGCGGCCGCAACGACCGGAGTCGAGGGGCTGGAGGTCATCATCCCGGTGGCTCCCAACACGTCGTACTACCACTACTACCGATCCAATGGATTGGTACGCCATCCCGGTGGCTACCTCGGGGAAGACATCGACATCCTGTACGACTTCATTCACAGCGGTGGCACCGAAGAGACTCAAGCGTACTGCGATTGCCACGTGCGGGACGAGCAGATGATGGCCCACCAAGACCGAGCAACGGGTGACTACAACGATTTCTGGTACTCGCGCGACTACCTGAACCGAGTCGATGGGGTGAAGGCCGCCGTCCTGATGGCACACGCATTCAATGACTGGAACGTGGTTCCAGAACACAGCATTCGCATCTATGAAGCGTTGAAAAAGAACGATGTCGAAACCCAACTGTTCATGCATCAAGGCGGGCATGGAGGACCTCCACCGATCAGCATGATGAATCGCTGGTTCACTCACTATCTGTTTGGCGAAGACAATGGCGTTGAGAAAGACGCGAAGTCGTGGATCGTTCGGGAAAACGATGAACGCACCAAGCCGACCGAGTACCCGGAATACCCACACCCGGAAGCAAAAGACGTTGTGGTCTATCCGGTTCCAGGTGCTCCCCAGCGAGGTCATTTGCAGACGGCACCTGCCAAAGAACCAATGACGGAACTGATGGCTGAAACGCTGGTGGACAACTTTTCATTCTCCGGCGAAGCACTGGCTCAGGCCGAATTCACGGAACATCGTTTGATCTATGCAACCCCCGAACTGAGCGAAGCGGTTCACCTCTCGGGGACCCCGCGAATCAAACTGCGACTTGCCTGCGATCGTCCTGCCGCCAACTTGAGCGTCTGGTTGGTCTCGCTGCCTTGGAACGCGAAGAAGAATTCCAAGATCACCGACAACATCATCACTCGCGGCTGGGCCGATCCACAGAACATCGAATCCATGCGTGAGAGCAAACCGCTGGTCCCGGGCCAGTTCTATGACATCGAATTCGACCTGCAACCCGATGACCAGGTGATCGCCAAAGGGCAGCAAATCGGGCTGATGATTTTTTCCAGCGATCGCGATTACACACTGCATCCCACGCCGGGCACGAAGCTCACGATTGATCTGCAGCAAACCCAATTGAGCTTGCCAATTGTTGGCGGAACCCTGCCGCTCGAAACCGAGAACTGA
- a CDS encoding metallophosphoesterase family protein: MPIHQIPQSRRGFLKTTAIGGGTALLMSATQTVSAASDQATVLALLSDTHIPSSPDLTARGTNMTENLQQVISEVLTRKTRPSDLIVNGDCAYLKGLPGDYQNFVRCLAPAEQAGIALHLTMGNHDDRQPLYAALSGQRPTATAVMSKHVSVLETPHANLFLLDSLFRVNVVTGELGDAQIDWLAEQLDARSNKPAIVMTHHTPQFTAPKEGKPWNGISDTEKLLKVLDSRKHVKAYLYGHSHHWSHSQRGHFHMINLPPVAYLFNKTSPNGWVEAVLTDDAMRLQLQTLDPKHPLAGETIKVSFTS; encoded by the coding sequence GTGCCCATTCATCAAATCCCTCAGTCTCGTCGCGGATTTCTCAAGACCACAGCAATCGGAGGTGGCACCGCGTTGCTGATGTCAGCAACGCAAACGGTCTCCGCTGCCAGCGACCAGGCCACCGTGCTCGCCCTGCTCTCGGACACCCACATCCCCAGTTCGCCCGACCTGACGGCACGTGGAACGAACATGACCGAGAACTTGCAACAGGTGATCAGTGAAGTCCTCACGCGAAAAACGCGACCGTCCGATTTGATCGTCAATGGCGACTGTGCGTACCTGAAGGGCTTGCCCGGTGACTACCAAAACTTCGTCCGTTGCCTGGCACCTGCAGAGCAAGCAGGGATTGCGTTGCACTTGACGATGGGCAATCACGATGATCGACAACCGCTGTACGCTGCCCTGTCAGGGCAGCGTCCCACTGCGACGGCGGTGATGTCGAAGCATGTCAGCGTTCTCGAAACACCTCATGCCAATTTGTTTCTGCTTGACTCTTTGTTCCGCGTCAACGTGGTGACTGGGGAACTCGGCGATGCCCAGATCGATTGGCTCGCCGAGCAACTGGATGCCCGCAGCAACAAGCCCGCGATTGTGATGACGCATCACACACCCCAGTTCACGGCGCCCAAAGAGGGCAAGCCGTGGAACGGGATTTCCGACACGGAAAAATTGTTGAAGGTCCTGGACAGCCGAAAGCATGTCAAAGCCTATCTCTACGGTCACTCGCACCATTGGTCTCACAGCCAACGCGGCCACTTTCACATGATCAACCTTCCGCCAGTGGCCTACTTGTTCAACAAGACCAGTCCCAATGGCTGGGTCGAAGCCGTGCTGACGGACGATGCTATGCGGTTGCAATTGCAAACCCTCGACCCCAAGCATCCTCTCGCGGGCGAAACGATCAAGGTTTCATTCACAAGCTGA
- a CDS encoding putative collagen-binding domain-containing protein: protein MTASHTLAQTTRASITNLLTLSGLLIAFLGGTTLADEPLRPWVENPWYWSYHAEPVLLLGGSDDDNLFQWPEDQLHAQLDRLAAAGGNVIRNTMSDRIDRDFEVFPFKQLENGKYDLNEWNEEYWNRFDRMLTATAERNIFVQIEIWDRFDYTDNRDSDRWQVHPYNPANNVNYTYDESGFAKRYPDHPGANKQPFFFTTPKQRNNQTVLRIQKRFVNQLLKHSLPFDHVLYCIDNETNGEEEWSRYWATHIKQRAATEGKKIYVTEMWDDWNLDAERHKRTFDHPELYDFVDISQNNHNKGQKHWDNFLHVREYLATQPRPINTTKTYGADGNTFGHKDQDAIERFWRHLLAGAASMRFHRPDAGLGLNDKAVACIRAARKLESLVPLWSIEPMNHLLTNRHENEAYAAANNGSACAVYLPRGGEVELDLSKAKGPMSLQWINIETGEFGAKTQLASGNSTTLKSPSKQNWVAAIVAR, encoded by the coding sequence ATGACTGCCTCGCACACACTCGCCCAAACAACTCGGGCTTCCATCACCAACCTGTTGACTCTTTCAGGCCTGCTCATCGCCTTCCTCGGCGGCACCACGCTCGCAGACGAACCGCTGCGTCCTTGGGTCGAAAACCCTTGGTATTGGAGTTACCACGCCGAGCCCGTGTTGCTGTTAGGTGGCAGTGACGATGACAACCTGTTCCAGTGGCCGGAAGATCAACTCCATGCTCAGCTCGACCGCCTGGCGGCAGCGGGCGGCAATGTGATTCGCAACACGATGAGCGATCGCATTGACAGAGATTTTGAGGTTTTCCCATTCAAGCAACTTGAGAACGGAAAGTACGACCTCAACGAATGGAATGAAGAATACTGGAATCGCTTTGACCGAATGCTGACCGCGACTGCAGAGCGAAACATTTTTGTGCAGATCGAGATCTGGGACCGCTTCGACTACACGGACAATCGAGACAGCGATCGCTGGCAAGTCCATCCGTACAACCCGGCGAACAACGTCAACTACACCTACGATGAATCCGGGTTTGCAAAACGCTACCCGGATCATCCCGGTGCCAACAAACAACCGTTCTTCTTCACAACGCCCAAGCAGCGAAACAACCAAACCGTCTTGCGGATTCAAAAACGCTTCGTCAATCAACTGCTCAAGCATTCGTTGCCGTTCGATCACGTCCTCTATTGCATCGACAATGAAACCAATGGCGAAGAAGAATGGAGTCGGTACTGGGCGACCCACATCAAACAGCGGGCCGCGACGGAAGGCAAGAAAATCTACGTCACTGAGATGTGGGACGATTGGAACCTGGACGCCGAACGACACAAACGAACGTTTGATCATCCGGAGCTCTATGATTTTGTGGACATCTCCCAAAACAATCACAACAAAGGCCAGAAACACTGGGACAATTTCTTGCATGTCCGGGAATACCTTGCCACTCAACCAAGACCGATCAACACCACCAAGACCTACGGAGCCGATGGCAACACATTTGGGCACAAGGATCAGGATGCCATCGAACGATTCTGGCGACATCTTTTAGCGGGCGCCGCCTCAATGCGATTCCACCGACCCGACGCCGGTTTGGGACTGAACGACAAAGCGGTTGCCTGCATCCGAGCGGCTCGCAAACTGGAATCGCTTGTGCCACTCTGGTCGATTGAGCCAATGAATCACTTGCTAACAAACCGCCACGAAAACGAAGCCTATGCCGCCGCGAACAACGGTTCCGCTTGCGCCGTCTACCTACCACGGGGTGGCGAAGTCGAACTGGATCTTTCAAAAGCGAAGGGACCGATGTCCCTGCAATGGATCAACATTGAGACGGGGGAGTTCGGAGCAAAAACGCAACTCGCCAGCGGCAACAGCACGACGCTGAAGTCCCCCAGCAAACAGAACTGGGTGGCCGCCATCGTTGCACGTTGA